The nucleotide window TAACTAcacacatataaatatatatatgtatatcagtgcttgtaatatttttaagaTTATTACCTGACACAATCCCTGAAGAAAATGTAAGAATACAAAAAAGTGATATGAAATATCGGTTTTCATAAACTGGTCGCATCAGAatggtagaaaaaattttatcatattgtaaaaatgttaaaatttatGATGAAAGTGAACATAATGAGTGTAAATGATACCtacaattttacaatatcTGTGTGAATCGGTTTTTATTTTGCCTTCTCGCAAGATATGATTGAGCAACTCTATGCATGTGAAACAcagattcaaaattcatctCGTCTGTACCCAAAACCCCTGCCAATTTTTCTCCTGGTAAGAATATTGTTAGGAACTTGTGTACAATTGATTACTCTGCTGTTAATTGTTCCATTTACTAAATGTATGGATGAAAGATTTTAGTTTGTGGTATATTACTTTTCAATCTTTTATAAATGGGTAACTGAATACGTAATGGCTGATGTATGAATATTGcattgaaaagtaaaaatttattcaccatTACGCACAGCCAGTAATACCAAATCCTGTACAACTAAAATTGTTTTGCCTTTTAAATTGGGTTCTTCCATAAGCAAAGCAATATAAGGCTCCTGGGACTGCTCGCTTTTTCCCTCGCTAAGATACATCATTACaggttcgtttttttcattcattttcaaatgctGACAGATCATTTTCATGCATAAATTATTGTAGGCATGATCGCTGGGATCTGAGAACAACTCCGCCAAAGTTAGCGCACATATAGCTCCATATGCGTATAATCCAGCTTCTGATATGTCCAATTCttttatacctgtaatataAATCATCGTTAATTACATCTATGCTATTTTATAAGAAAggattaattttcattgatcAACCAGTGTACAAGTATATATTATGAGTCGAAAAACTTACCTTTCTTTTCAGCCGACGTCTgttgtttcaattttgaatccGGACAGCTGTCTTTAGATGACATTTTATCAACTGTGTATCAGACGTCGTgcgttattaaaaaattttatagataTCGTTTACAAATTGTGCACACGATTCACCATCGACGCTCTTAATCAGTAGACACACAATATATCACGCTATTgacggaaatgaaaattccacATTTACTGCAATCCAGCAACAGCGTTGGGAAGTTTAACCTAACCTAGAAATACGCTCtcagggaaaaataaaaatacttgtGAAAATACTATTTGTCACATGAGCGTATATGTTTTATACAAATCACGGTactgtataaaataattgaagcCGGTATTTTCATTCGCTAATATCCGAAATCATGCAGTTTTTCCTCATTCATGTTTCAAGTGTCACTTGTGACACTTGTGACGTACGTGAAATTATCAGCAGAAATTCATGCGCACTTTAGTCTTGCGCCGGTTTTACGAACCTACGATCGCTCAAGGGATGGTCAGATTAGGTCCTGACAGCAACAGTGAGTAAGACGCGAAACTGAGGTTTGTGTAAAGCCCTAAATAATGGCTGCAATTCACCGAGAGGCAATACAGAAGCAAATCCAACAGGATTGGGCAAATCGCGAATACATCGAAGTTATAACTggaagtattaaaaaaatcaccgaCTTCCTTAATTCATTCGGTATGAATTAACTTTTCACTTTATCCTTAGGTTATGTTCACTTCATTCCGCTGCTCAGTGTTTATTACAGTTAATAAAAACTAAACACTCGTGTGTCAATTATCCAAGCCTAGATTAAgtattatgattttcagtCACACTTCAATATCTAATTATAAACATTTTTGCTCCTTCGGAGTTGTATCTTTTTCTCACGAAGGATCAATCATTGTCCAACTCATGATAGAAATCATTTCTGAAGTTACCGAATGTAGAGAGTGAGGATATTTACAATCCGGAAGCTGCTTTATTCAATATCTTCATTGTTTACAGATATGTCATGCAGGTCACGACTGGCtgttttaaatgaaaaactaaCAACATTAGAACGTCGCATAGAATACCTTGAAGCATGTGTAAGTTACAATTTATAGATGCTAGCTCAAAATCAGCTCAGTGTTATAAATGCCATTGAAAATTACATTAAAATTTTACCTCAGATAAAACCATCTAGTGAAAATATCTCAGGATAAGCTTTAAGAACAGCTtagaatgataatttttttaatgtcaGAATTGAACTATCGACTGTTTTTTCGTATGTTAATCAAATACGAATGACTCATTAGACTTGTTACGGCATTGTAAGTGTGCTGAAAATTCCAATGAGTATTCTGAATGATGTACTAAATTCGAAAATGAGTTACTACCTACacacttttcagaaaattatcAGACTACAATCTAACAGTCGTTTTTTGCCTTTTCAGGTAACTAAAGGAGAAACCTTGACATAACAtgacatatatgtatataaacgtataatttaaattaaatatcaataataataataataataataatttacgcaTAGAAACTTTCACCTCtttaatatgtatgtacaataaataatgtaaACTATTTGAACCGAATAACTGtatttatacgtttttttatatacatccTCTCATGCGACAATAGCAAATGCATGATGACGTACAACCATATTAAGGTAACACTATTTTTGGAAAATGTGcttgattttttaatcaagCCCCAGTCGTCCAACCTTTCTCTCCAACAGGAAACAAACTGGAGTCATGATGAGGACTTCTGTGATTTCCGTAAATTCGCTGTACGTTATTAAGATCACCCATAACGTATCCTTTAGTGAATCCATCTTTTCTAACGCAACAAAATGCCCCGGTCATTACAGCAAGGGGCCATATAAAGATAGGAGCCTTAAACATGTAACCCAAGAGACTTCCGGCTGCCATACCTTTGACATAGGATAGATGAGTTGCATGGGATGTAAGAAAAGtgcaattttataaaattttctattttatgaCGAAAGACATGTAATgtgattttataataattggtCAAGGAAGCTTTATAATACAGTGAGATTTTGCTTATAATAGTATTGTAAACATTTACTTTTTCTGTACAACTTTCCACATAAAGAGGTGGCGTACAAACTGTGATATTATACGTTTTCTACTTACCTCCTATCAAGCTATTGATGGGGTCATCTTTGTTTCGAAGACTTGTAGCGGCATAGGTTATCGCCGTATAAGTTGTAAACGCAGATACAATAGGTATGTTGATGTACGCAGCTCGATTAAGTCCTTCCAGGATAGTTTTCGGGTTCGAGTACATGCGTAAATCAATCGTAGTTATGAATGCTCCTATACCGAGACTCCATTTCCCCGATACCCACAATTTCTTCCAAATATCCTGACCATCCGGGGTATCATAGTACTGGTACTATATGTGAGATATGTAAACAGGCGTGAGGTAAAGTCGTACAATTTGATACATGTGACTAACGACAGAGTTCCGACTGTAATTACATATGGTTGAATGATGGAATCGTTGTGAAATCGGTAGTAAAGAGAGTAGGTGAATAAACAGGGTGAGAAGAAATGAATGGACTTTCATTTTAAACGTGAATCATGGTAGGTAACAACAATACAACGTGCAAACTGAGGAAAGAATAAcctataaattaaaattgatcgTCTTACTGCACGTTTGCCACGTCGAGCGGCGATATTGCTGAACGTAATCGGAGCATAGATATACTCCAGTATAGTCATTTCCCTAACATCTTTTGTAGGCATGATGACTGATGATTCCCGTCAATTTCACCGTTTATAAAAAGCTGATAGGCTACCAGCTGATCGTCGGATGTGGACGAGGTTACGTAAACTGTAGAAACAAGCGTAGAATATATTCAGTAAATATGCATGACTGAAGGAATTATAGCTAAAAAGTAAGCGTGCAAATTTAATATCAGATGAAGTGTTACAAGGTTTTGAACGATGAGGATCAAGTTCGCGATTGCTAGGTTAAATTCATAGGGGAAAGAAATGATATTTTCCGTCAAACTAGCCAATTCTATGCAATTAGTTTGAACCTATAACAACGATCCATTCAACCGTTTTCCACTTTATTAATATCAACAGCATAAATCACTTTccttaaatatataatatatatttaaaaaaattacataaatatgCGACGATCCGGGCTCAACTTTCGGAGGAGCCATGAGAAAATGGTAGCATGACGAACGAGGCTAGAAACAGCCAATCACGGTGTAAGTTTTTGGGACACGTGACCTGCGCGTGCGCCTTACGCTGATTTGAGAtaagtttaaaattcatttctatGTCAGCAAATACGtagattttatatttcatacaTTTCAGCATGCATTCGAAGTATTTGATAAACTCCGTTGCGTGCAAAGAAAGCCTGtgaatttttcgacatttttgatTACCATTGAGCGAGACAAATTTGAACAATTACGATTCGATCGTGACTTTTTGAATAATGATACCGCAATAAAAGAACGAAATCTTCTGAATTAcgacaataattatattcttaCATTCATGAAC belongs to Neodiprion lecontei isolate iyNeoLeco1 chromosome 5, iyNeoLeco1.1, whole genome shotgun sequence and includes:
- the LOC107227319 gene encoding probable protein BRICK1-B; its protein translation is MAAIHREAIQKQIQQDWANREYIEVITGSIKKITDFLNSFDMSCRSRLAVLNEKLTTLERRIEYLEACVTKGETLT
- the LOC107227299 gene encoding uncharacterized protein LOC107227299 — translated: MPTKDVREMTILEYIYAPITFSNIAARRGKRAYQYYDTPDGQDIWKKLWVSGKWSLGIGAFITTIDLRMYSNPKTILEGLNRAAYINIPIVSAFTTYTAITYAATSLRNKDDPINSLIGGMAAGSLLGYMFKAPIFIWPLAVMTGAFCCVRKDGFTKGYVMGDLNNVQRIYGNHRSPHHDSSLFPVGEKGWTTGA